One Candidatus Sulfurimonas baltica DNA segment encodes these proteins:
- a CDS encoding FtsW/RodA/SpoVE family cell cycle protein produces the protein MWRIDKRILAQFDFFSIILILPLIITSNWLINEVVPALAQKQTAYVGVAFLAFIGVFLLPIRRMSWLIPLIYWINIGLLLAVEFFGHARLGAQRWIEIPFINATIQPSEFVKPALILMLAYLIHKSPPPKQGYRIKDFLKISFYILLPFILIAKEPDLGTALVLLLIGYGVLFFIGVYWKIWAVIIGTILLSSPLVYQYLLHDYQKLRIKDFLSEKPSYHVQQSIIAIGSGGLTGKSKDEATQTQMRFLPIATSDFIFAFLVERSGFLGALGIILIYVMLILHLLSLSVFNTDYYIKVVTISISFMIFIYMGVNIAMTIGYAPVVGLPLPMFSYGGSSFLNFIILFAIMQNLITFRYKDMYDDRGTKSFL, from the coding sequence TTGTGGAGAATTGATAAACGTATTTTAGCACAATTTGATTTTTTTTCTATTATCTTAATTCTTCCGCTAATCATTACTTCAAATTGGTTGATTAATGAGGTTGTTCCTGCTCTCGCCCAAAAACAAACAGCCTATGTTGGTGTAGCTTTTTTAGCATTTATTGGCGTATTTTTGCTCCCTATTCGCAGAATGAGTTGGTTAATTCCCCTAATATACTGGATAAATATAGGTTTGCTACTAGCGGTTGAATTTTTTGGTCACGCCAGACTTGGTGCACAAAGGTGGATTGAGATACCTTTTATAAATGCAACCATACAACCATCTGAATTTGTTAAACCGGCGCTTATTTTAATGCTTGCATACCTTATTCATAAGTCCCCTCCTCCAAAACAAGGCTATAGAATAAAAGATTTTTTAAAAATTAGCTTTTATATACTTTTGCCTTTTATCCTTATAGCAAAAGAGCCAGATCTAGGTACCGCTCTTGTTCTTCTTCTAATTGGGTATGGAGTTCTTTTTTTCATAGGTGTCTACTGGAAAATATGGGCCGTTATTATAGGAACAATTCTTCTTTCTTCACCACTTGTATATCAATATTTACTTCATGACTATCAAAAACTTAGAATAAAAGACTTTTTAAGTGAAAAACCTTCTTATCATGTTCAACAATCAATTATAGCCATAGGCTCAGGTGGATTAACAGGTAAATCAAAAGATGAAGCAACACAAACGCAAATGAGATTTTTACCTATCGCTACAAGTGACTTTATTTTTGCCTTTCTTGTTGAGAGAAGTGGTTTTTTAGGTGCTTTAGGGATCATACTTATATATGTTATGCTTATCTTACATCTATTGAGTTTGAGTGTCTTTAACACTGATTACTATATAAAAGTTGTAACTATATCTATATCTTTTATGATATTTATTTATATGGGTGTTAATATTGCAATGACTATAGGATATGCACCTGTTGTTGGATTGCCACTGCCAATGTTTAGCTATGGAGGAAGTAGTTTTTTAAACTTTATAATTCTTTTTGCTATCATGCAAAACCTTATAACTTTTAGATATAAAGATATGTACGATGACAGAGGAACAAAAAGTTTTTTATAA
- a CDS encoding bacteriohemerythrin, with translation MQINDEIKWNNVYSVGIENIDTQHKKLFEIVNRLLSLEISSNETEEIKIILYEFSDYMRTHFDDEEIYMLSIGYPDIKQHRELHQKLVESLALIINTPADINTIKTEMNVLAKQILVNHIVTEDTKIFTYKLSKEYPRT, from the coding sequence GTGCAAATAAATGATGAAATAAAATGGAATAATGTATACAGCGTAGGGATAGAAAATATTGACACTCAACACAAAAAACTGTTTGAGATAGTAAATCGTTTGTTATCCTTAGAAATTAGTTCAAATGAAACAGAAGAGATTAAAATAATATTATATGAATTTAGTGATTATATGAGAACCCATTTTGATGATGAAGAGATATATATGTTGTCAATTGGATACCCTGACATTAAACAACACAGAGAATTACATCAAAAGCTAGTTGAGAGCCTTGCTTTAATAATAAACACACCGGCAGATATAAATACTATAAAGACAGAGATGAACGTACTTGCAAAACAGATACTTGTTAATCATATCGTAACAGAAGATACTAAAATTTTTACATATAAACTATCTAAAGAGTATCCTAGAACATAA
- a CDS encoding CinA family protein → MKLHLIFIGNKFIYNTPLREYVIRKIEQKTDFIDSITFFKESDNSLFLYLEEELNSLNQLIVVTTKQHFSTIGKVICTATGDNQILKENMLIPSKCSVFEDRSYLLEHNSSQINVLHVDEMQKLPEILLYFHDSKATLHLFEEDKESAVALLSPIAQTYDVNIDIVNIIDGWLRIDVRSKKYGDISKFINSAKQLLPKKLIPASCVVGYIIDKLSANKKKLSFAESCTGGLLAYYFTKNNGASKMFDGSLITYSNTLKENWLGVENAILEKSGAVSKEVVSEMSDGAMNVSSSDYSISISGIAGEGGGTEHKPVGTIYIGVRSKKQHAEEHLNLSGDRNYIQHQSVLFGIKMLLLVDKDMFF, encoded by the coding sequence ATGAAACTACATCTTATATTCATTGGAAATAAATTTATATATAACACTCCATTAAGAGAGTATGTAATAAGAAAAATTGAACAAAAAACAGATTTTATTGATTCTATAACATTTTTTAAAGAGAGTGATAATTCTCTTTTCTTATATTTAGAAGAAGAACTAAACTCATTAAACCAACTTATAGTAGTAACAACAAAACAGCATTTCTCAACAATCGGGAAGGTTATTTGCACAGCAACCGGTGACAATCAGATTCTAAAAGAAAACATGCTTATACCCTCTAAGTGCTCAGTTTTCGAGGATAGAAGTTATCTCTTAGAACATAATAGCTCTCAAATAAATGTTCTACATGTAGACGAGATGCAAAAACTTCCAGAGATACTGCTTTACTTTCATGACTCTAAAGCCACACTGCATCTTTTTGAAGAGGATAAGGAGAGCGCTGTAGCATTACTTAGCCCAATTGCACAAACATATGACGTAAATATAGATATAGTAAATATAATTGATGGATGGCTTCGCATTGATGTTAGAAGTAAAAAATATGGTGATATATCTAAGTTTATAAACTCAGCAAAGCAGCTATTGCCAAAAAAACTTATACCAGCATCTTGTGTGGTAGGTTATATAATTGATAAGTTGTCTGCCAATAAAAAGAAGCTGAGTTTTGCCGAGAGTTGTACGGGAGGTCTTTTAGCTTACTACTTTACAAAAAACAATGGAGCATCAAAAATGTTCGATGGTTCTTTGATTACTTATTCAAATACTTTAAAAGAGAACTGGCTTGGTGTTGAAAACGCAATACTTGAAAAGAGTGGTGCAGTAAGTAAAGAAGTTGTCTCAGAGATGAGTGATGGTGCCATGAATGTCAGTAGTTCTGACTACTCAATATCAATAAGTGGTATTGCAGGTGAGGGTGGAGGAACAGAACATAAACCAGTAGGTACAATATATATAGGTGTAAGAAGTAAAAAACAGCACGCAGAAGAGCATCTAAATTTAAGTGGAGATAGAAACTATATTCAGCATCAGAGCGTACTTTTTGGCATTAAAATGTTGCTATTAGTTGATAAAGATATGTTTTTTTAA
- the ileS gene encoding isoleucine--tRNA ligase has protein sequence MDYKDTLLLPTTDFAMRGNLINNEPKRYAAWDENKIYEKMKSNRKDAPSFTLHDGPPYANGNIHIGHALNKILKDIIIKHNYFNGKSVRFTPGWDCHGLPIEQQVEKKLGGKQKKELLETAKVRELCREHAAKFVDIQKEEFKQLGILADWNNPYVTMDYKFEANIYRTLCSVAKKGLLIERSKPVFWSWAERTALAEAEVEYEDKEDYSMFVAFELSDEAKAKLGIEGKAAPVIWTTTPWTIPANTGISLNPHEEYVLTDSGYIVAKKLLNLLNETAVLSGQAVKTFKAVEFENLLAINPLNGRNSRIVLGEHVLVENGTGCVHTAPGHGEDDYRVGLVYGLEVVMPVDETGCYDNTVVRDGLIPNAEEFVGKHIFKCNEAILELMGESVLHVSKFMHSYPHCWRSHTPLIFRATKQWFISVDEKPEGEYNTLRNIALSEVERTLFYPQSGRNRLKSMVENRPDWCISRQRDWGVPIAFFRVKATGEVLLEEKVLNFTAMIFEMQGSDAWYSMPTEQLLYPGSGYKADELEKVTDILDVWFDSGSTWNSVLKSRNYDAGEYQADLYVEGSDQHRGWFQSSMFLSCAVEHKAPYKAVLTHGFTVDEKGEKMSKSKGNVVAPDAVLKEYGSEILRLWVASSDYQSDLKISQGILKQTSENYRKLRNTFRIMLANINDLETLTPYSEMGELDKWILTHAKNVFNSVHKSFSEYNFVHGMSLLNNFIVNELSGIYIDITKDSLYCDGLKDAKRNSSQSAMAIMTKSLLVLIAPILTYTADEIIDNAPAIIKGNAVDIFDFVYEEIQTSESNFNAVYMTKAREAFGTIVDALKKEKTIKNTLELVISTDSHVALKMDKTEAEDWFVVSGIIEENAEQNILGTFKVDNDTFVISKSTEHKCPRCWKYQSADEVSTCKRCSKVLND, from the coding sequence ATGGACTATAAAGACACACTACTATTACCTACTACAGACTTTGCCATGAGAGGCAATTTGATAAACAATGAACCAAAAAGATATGCTGCTTGGGATGAAAATAAAATATATGAGAAAATGAAGAGTAATCGTAAAGATGCTCCAAGCTTTACTCTTCACGATGGACCTCCATATGCGAATGGAAATATACATATCGGTCATGCCTTAAATAAGATTCTAAAAGACATCATTATAAAACACAACTATTTCAATGGCAAATCTGTCCGCTTTACTCCGGGCTGGGATTGTCATGGTCTTCCAATTGAGCAGCAGGTTGAGAAAAAGCTTGGTGGCAAACAGAAAAAAGAGCTTCTAGAGACAGCAAAAGTCAGAGAGCTTTGTCGTGAGCATGCTGCTAAATTTGTTGATATTCAAAAAGAAGAGTTCAAGCAACTTGGCATCTTGGCTGACTGGAACAATCCATATGTAACTATGGACTATAAATTTGAGGCAAATATTTATAGAACACTTTGTAGTGTTGCTAAAAAAGGTCTTTTAATTGAACGCAGTAAACCTGTTTTTTGGTCTTGGGCAGAGAGAACAGCACTTGCAGAGGCTGAAGTTGAGTATGAAGATAAAGAGGATTATTCAATGTTCGTTGCTTTTGAACTCAGTGATGAAGCAAAAGCAAAACTTGGCATAGAAGGAAAAGCTGCTCCAGTTATTTGGACAACAACACCTTGGACTATTCCGGCAAACACAGGTATTTCTTTAAACCCACATGAAGAGTATGTTCTAACTGATTCTGGATACATCGTTGCTAAAAAACTACTTAACTTGCTAAATGAAACTGCTGTTTTAAGTGGACAGGCTGTTAAAACTTTTAAAGCTGTAGAGTTTGAAAATCTACTTGCTATAAACCCACTAAATGGAAGAAATTCTCGTATAGTTTTAGGAGAGCATGTTTTAGTTGAAAATGGAACCGGCTGTGTTCATACAGCTCCTGGTCACGGTGAAGATGACTACCGTGTAGGACTTGTTTATGGTTTAGAAGTTGTTATGCCTGTTGATGAGACTGGATGTTATGACAATACAGTTGTTCGTGATGGATTAATTCCAAACGCTGAAGAGTTTGTCGGAAAGCATATTTTTAAATGTAATGAAGCAATCCTTGAACTTATGGGAGAGAGTGTTCTACATGTATCCAAATTTATGCACTCGTACCCACACTGCTGGAGAAGTCACACTCCATTAATCTTCCGTGCAACAAAACAGTGGTTTATCTCTGTTGATGAGAAGCCTGAAGGTGAGTACAACACTCTTAGAAATATTGCTCTTAGTGAAGTGGAGAGAACTCTTTTCTACCCTCAAAGCGGAAGAAACAGACTAAAATCAATGGTTGAAAACAGACCCGACTGGTGTATATCACGCCAAAGAGACTGGGGAGTTCCAATCGCATTTTTTAGAGTAAAAGCTACCGGAGAGGTTTTACTTGAAGAGAAAGTTCTAAACTTTACTGCGATGATTTTCGAGATGCAAGGGAGTGATGCTTGGTACTCAATGCCAACAGAACAGCTTCTTTATCCAGGTTCAGGATACAAGGCGGATGAGCTTGAAAAAGTGACTGATATTTTGGATGTGTGGTTTGACAGTGGTTCAACTTGGAACTCTGTTTTAAAATCTCGCAATTACGATGCAGGAGAGTATCAAGCAGATTTATATGTTGAGGGTTCTGATCAACATCGTGGCTGGTTCCAATCATCAATGTTTTTAAGTTGTGCTGTTGAGCACAAAGCACCTTACAAAGCAGTTCTTACTCACGGCTTTACAGTAGATGAAAAAGGTGAGAAGATGTCTAAGTCTAAGGGTAATGTAGTTGCTCCTGACGCTGTTTTAAAAGAGTACGGCAGTGAAATTCTTCGTCTTTGGGTTGCTTCAAGTGATTATCAAAGTGATTTAAAAATCTCTCAAGGGATCTTAAAACAGACTTCTGAAAACTATAGAAAACTTAGAAATACTTTTAGAATAATGTTGGCAAACATTAACGATTTAGAGACTCTGACTCCATATTCTGAGATGGGAGAGTTAGACAAATGGATTTTAACTCACGCTAAAAATGTATTTAATTCTGTTCATAAATCATTTAGTGAGTATAACTTTGTTCACGGTATGAGCCTTTTAAACAACTTTATTGTAAATGAGTTAAGTGGAATCTACATAGATATAACAAAAGACTCTCTCTATTGTGACGGTTTAAAAGATGCTAAAAGAAACTCTAGTCAAAGTGCAATGGCAATTATGACAAAATCTCTTTTAGTTTTAATAGCGCCAATATTGACTTACACTGCAGATGAGATTATAGATAATGCTCCGGCAATCATTAAAGGTAATGCAGTTGATATTTTTGATTTTGTTTATGAAGAGATTCAAACTAGTGAGTCTAATTTTAATGCAGTTTACATGACTAAAGCCAGAGAAGCCTTTGGAACAATTGTTGATGCACTAAAAAAAGAAAAAACAATCAAAAACACTTTAGAGTTGGTTATTTCAACGGACTCACATGTAGCTCTTAAAATGGATAAAACTGAAGCTGAGGATTGGTTTGTAGTTTCAGGAATAATTGAAGAAAATGCAGAGCAAAATATACTTGGAACTTTTAAAGTTGATAACGATACTTTTGTTATATCAAAATCAACTGAGCACAAATGTCCAAGATGTTGGAAATACCAATCGGCTGACGAGGTCTCTACATGTAAGAGATGTTCTAAGGTCTTAAATGACTAA
- the gatA gene encoding Asp-tRNA(Asn)/Glu-tRNA(Gln) amidotransferase subunit GatA produces the protein MITLKEALKLSKDELKKFKEDLKSKIEAKPELNAYLDVINAGDGVPIAVKDNIQVQDWSVTSGSNILQGYIAPYNATVINKMAKAGLTPFGRTNMDEFAMGSTTESSFYGKTLNPHNSDYVPGGSSGGSAAAVAAGLAIAALGSDTGGSIRQPASFCGIVGMKPTYGRVSRYGLGAYASSLDQIGPMTQNVEDAAILYDIISGHDEKDSTSANMNDKVSDKLDASRKLKIAVLPKHIENASEDVKKAYELAITELKNAGHEIVEKELMDAKFDISAYYITATAEATTNLARYDGIRYGNRVTGKNLEDTFIQTRSNGFGDEVKRRILLGNFVLSSGYYEAYYVKAQKVRHIIKDEYAKIFEDVDLILSPIAPGTAPKFGELKNPMDMYLSDLYSISVNLAGLPAICLPINKGANGMPVGLQLIAKAYDEQTLFDGALGLEKQINYAK, from the coding sequence GTGATAACATTAAAAGAAGCCCTAAAATTATCTAAAGATGAATTAAAAAAATTTAAAGAAGATTTAAAATCTAAGATTGAAGCAAAACCTGAACTCAATGCATATCTTGACGTAATCAATGCTGGTGATGGTGTTCCAATAGCTGTTAAAGATAATATTCAAGTACAAGACTGGTCTGTAACATCTGGATCAAATATTCTTCAAGGTTACATTGCACCATATAACGCGACTGTAATCAATAAAATGGCAAAAGCTGGACTAACCCCTTTTGGTAGAACAAATATGGATGAGTTTGCTATGGGTTCAACTACAGAGTCTAGTTTTTACGGTAAAACTCTAAATCCCCACAATAGTGACTATGTACCGGGAGGAAGTTCTGGCGGTTCTGCTGCTGCTGTTGCTGCTGGTTTAGCTATAGCAGCTCTTGGCAGTGACACTGGCGGAAGTATCCGTCAACCTGCTTCATTTTGTGGAATTGTTGGGATGAAACCAACTTACGGAAGAGTAAGCCGTTATGGCTTAGGTGCTTACGCTTCTTCTCTTGACCAGATTGGGCCTATGACGCAAAATGTTGAAGATGCGGCGATTTTATATGACATAATAAGCGGTCATGACGAAAAAGATTCAACTTCTGCAAATATGAACGATAAAGTTTCAGATAAATTAGACGCTTCGAGAAAGCTCAAGATTGCTGTTCTTCCTAAACATATTGAAAATGCAAGCGAAGATGTCAAAAAAGCTTACGAACTGGCAATAACTGAACTTAAAAATGCAGGTCATGAGATAGTTGAAAAAGAGTTGATGGATGCTAAGTTTGATATCTCTGCTTACTATATAACTGCAACTGCGGAAGCTACTACAAATCTGGCTCGTTATGACGGTATCCGTTACGGAAACCGCGTAACAGGAAAAAACCTTGAAGACACTTTCATTCAGACTCGTAGCAATGGCTTCGGCGATGAAGTTAAACGTCGTATATTACTAGGAAACTTTGTACTTTCAAGCGGATACTATGAAGCGTACTATGTAAAAGCACAAAAAGTACGTCATATTATCAAAGATGAGTATGCTAAGATTTTCGAAGATGTAGATTTGATACTTTCTCCAATCGCACCTGGTACTGCACCAAAATTCGGAGAGCTTAAAAACCCTATGGACATGTATCTGAGTGATCTCTATTCTATCAGTGTAAACTTGGCAGGCCTTCCGGCAATTTGTCTTCCTATAAACAAAGGTGCAAACGGTATGCCTGTCGGGCTTCAACTAATCGCTAAAGCCTATGATGAACAGACACTTTTTGATGGTGCTCTTGGCTTAGAAAAACAGATAAACTACGCTAAGTAA
- the guaB gene encoding IMP dehydrogenase produces the protein MRIRKRALTFEDVLLVPQYSEVLPKEVSLESKLTRNISLKIPMVSAAMDTVTEYRAAIAMARLGGIGIIHKNMDIEAQCKQIKKVKKSESGIIIDPIYVHPDATLADADALMNEYKISGVPVIDAHNRLLGILTNRDMRFEKDMSKRADEVMTKMPLITAENGISLDDAADIMHKNKIEKLPIIDKDGFLKGLVTIKDIKKRIEYPNSNKDAFGRLVVGGAIGVGQFDRAKALVDAGCDVLVLDSAHGHSKGILDTVRKIKETMEIDVIAGNIATAEAVEALIEAGADAVKVGIGPGSICTTRIVAGVGVPQMSAIAECAEAAKKHGVPVIADGGIKYSGDIAKALAVGASCIMAGSLLAGTEESPGETIMFQGRQYKSYRGMGSIGAMQKGSNDRYFQEGTAADKLVPEGIEGRVPFRGSIAGIVHQMMGGLRASMGYCGSKDIETFWDKAEFVEITSAGLKESHVHDVIITQEAPNYQI, from the coding sequence ATGAGAATTCGTAAAAGAGCATTGACATTTGAAGATGTATTATTAGTACCGCAGTATTCTGAAGTACTTCCAAAAGAGGTCTCACTTGAGAGTAAATTGACTCGTAACATATCACTTAAGATTCCAATGGTTTCTGCTGCTATGGATACTGTAACTGAGTACAGAGCGGCTATTGCTATGGCTAGACTAGGTGGCATCGGCATTATCCATAAAAACATGGATATTGAAGCTCAATGCAAGCAGATTAAAAAAGTGAAAAAAAGCGAGAGCGGTATTATTATAGACCCAATTTATGTACATCCAGATGCTACTCTAGCAGACGCAGATGCACTGATGAATGAGTATAAAATCTCAGGAGTTCCTGTTATTGATGCTCATAATAGACTGCTTGGTATATTAACAAATCGTGATATGAGATTTGAAAAAGATATGAGTAAGCGTGCAGATGAAGTTATGACAAAAATGCCTCTTATTACTGCTGAAAATGGGATATCACTAGATGATGCAGCTGATATTATGCATAAAAACAAGATTGAAAAACTACCTATTATTGATAAAGATGGATTTTTAAAAGGTCTTGTAACTATCAAAGACATTAAAAAACGTATAGAATATCCTAATTCAAACAAAGATGCTTTTGGTAGACTTGTAGTCGGTGGAGCTATAGGTGTTGGTCAATTTGACCGTGCAAAAGCACTTGTTGATGCCGGTTGTGATGTTTTAGTACTTGACTCTGCGCATGGTCATTCAAAAGGTATTTTAGATACTGTAAGAAAAATCAAAGAGACAATGGAAATTGATGTTATTGCAGGAAATATTGCAACAGCCGAAGCAGTGGAAGCACTTATTGAAGCTGGTGCAGATGCAGTAAAAGTAGGTATAGGGCCTGGTTCTATTTGTACTACAAGAATTGTTGCCGGTGTTGGTGTTCCTCAAATGTCAGCAATAGCTGAATGTGCTGAAGCTGCAAAAAAACATGGGGTTCCTGTTATTGCCGATGGTGGTATAAAATACTCAGGTGACATTGCTAAAGCTTTAGCAGTTGGTGCATCTTGTATTATGGCTGGCTCACTTTTAGCAGGTACAGAAGAGTCTCCTGGTGAAACTATAATGTTCCAAGGTCGTCAATATAAATCATACCGCGGTATGGGAAGTATTGGTGCTATGCAAAAAGGTTCAAATGATAGATATTTCCAAGAAGGAACAGCAGCTGATAAGCTAGTTCCAGAGGGAATTGAAGGTCGTGTACCATTTCGTGGAAGTATTGCAGGAATTGTTCACCAGATGATGGGCGGACTTCGCGCTTCTATGGGCTACTGCGGCAGCAAGGATATAGAAACTTTTTGGGATAAAGCAGAGTTTGTTGAGATAACAAGTGCAGGACTAAAAGAGAGTCATGTTCATGACGTTATTATCACTCAAGAAGCACCAAACTATCAGATTTAA
- a CDS encoding EAL domain-containing protein gives MNISKHTAKLKLLYVECDEETVASTLHIIKDLFLEVVVAKSTIEAIELYKKYFSDTHHYYDIILSNVDMPNMNGLKMCKEIKEFNKNQVIAVTTTSSDSKYYLDAIGIGVDNFILKPILSLESIKHTLIDLAKKTILQNKLNNKEFLLRQKKKIIDKHVYFTSSDINGKITDISKAYLDFTGYKMEEVIGKNHSIFRNQDLDNNIVQNLWDTILKDRIWVGELKNNKSSGEEYWINTTITPLYNEENVKIGYTSIKEDITNQKRLEELSIKDPLTMLYNKRNFDYFIKKELKNSIWKKENFALLLIEIDYYTEFKNTYGNAKADNALIKISSILNKYTDSKTYNIFKISEEEFAVIILNKDDAFIENFSYDLLNSIEALKIDNCQSNVSKYLTATIGGVNLDTILYNISNNNLYNIADANLNQAKLNGRNNILLKIDHSYVEKLKNIDRVTKLPNRIALLQDISVLQEEAMLVLLHINQLNSLKDIYGDKYATDLVIQKSKELLYVLKEEEASLYSLNLNEFAILVTNKKLFEKYFSLLIHSILMPNDEDENSISTNILADFTAGVSYGILNVFNHADIVLQDAIISKENYKIYSSNQTAKQLQKDNLDRLSIYKNALHKGKIIPYFQPIIDTLDNSIIKYEALARLETDDGEIISPYYFLDSAKEDKTFEFFTRQMMQKVFNVFEKNDVNMSINLTYENITSKTMLEYIKNRLNKYGGDGITFEIVESEDILDYKRIKEFISMVKEFGCKISIDDFGSGYSNFTNITQLDIDYIKLDGSLIEKINIDLNIKHMIKGIISYSKNANIKTIAEYVSTKELDDSVRELGIDYIQGYYYGEPKSADSYGLL, from the coding sequence ATGAATATTTCAAAACATACTGCAAAATTAAAACTTTTATATGTTGAGTGCGATGAAGAGACAGTGGCCTCTACACTCCACATAATTAAAGATTTGTTTCTAGAGGTAGTTGTTGCAAAAAGTACTATCGAAGCTATAGAGCTATATAAAAAATATTTCTCCGACACTCACCATTATTATGACATTATCCTTTCTAATGTTGATATGCCAAATATGAACGGTCTAAAAATGTGTAAGGAGATTAAGGAATTTAACAAAAATCAGGTTATTGCTGTTACAACTACAAGCAGTGATTCAAAATATTATTTAGATGCTATTGGTATAGGTGTTGACAACTTTATACTAAAGCCAATCCTCAGCCTTGAAAGTATAAAACATACGTTAATAGATTTAGCAAAAAAAACAATACTGCAAAATAAACTTAACAATAAAGAGTTTTTACTTAGACAAAAAAAGAAAATTATTGATAAACATGTATATTTCACATCCTCAGACATAAATGGAAAAATCACAGATATATCAAAAGCTTATTTAGATTTCACAGGCTATAAAATGGAAGAAGTGATTGGAAAAAATCACAGTATTTTCAGGAATCAAGATTTAGATAATAATATTGTTCAAAACTTATGGGATACTATCTTAAAAGACAGAATATGGGTAGGTGAATTAAAAAACAATAAGAGCAGCGGTGAAGAGTACTGGATTAACACTACTATTACCCCTTTGTACAATGAAGAAAATGTAAAAATAGGCTATACCTCAATAAAAGAAGATATTACCAATCAAAAAAGATTAGAAGAACTATCCATTAAAGACCCGCTTACAATGCTCTACAACAAAAGAAATTTTGATTATTTTATAAAAAAAGAACTCAAGAACTCAATCTGGAAGAAAGAAAATTTTGCACTGTTACTAATTGAGATAGATTACTATACAGAGTTTAAAAACACTTATGGAAATGCTAAAGCAGATAATGCACTTATCAAAATATCCAGTATATTAAATAAATATACTGATTCAAAAACATACAATATATTTAAAATCAGCGAAGAAGAGTTTGCGGTTATAATTTTAAATAAAGATGACGCTTTTATAGAAAATTTCTCCTATGACTTGCTTAATTCTATTGAGGCTCTAAAAATAGATAATTGCCAAAGTAATGTGTCAAAATATTTGACTGCCACAATTGGGGGAGTCAATCTTGATACCATACTCTATAATATAAGCAACAACAATTTATATAATATAGCTGATGCTAATCTTAATCAAGCAAAACTTAATGGAAGAAATAACATACTCCTTAAAATTGACCACTCCTATGTTGAAAAATTAAAAAATATAGATAGAGTAACAAAACTTCCAAACAGGATTGCTTTACTACAAGATATTTCAGTGTTGCAAGAAGAAGCAATGCTAGTACTACTACATATTAATCAACTTAACTCACTAAAAGATATTTATGGAGATAAGTATGCAACAGATCTAGTAATACAAAAATCAAAAGAATTACTATATGTACTAAAAGAAGAAGAAGCTTCACTTTATAGTCTCAACTTAAATGAATTTGCTATCTTAGTAACAAATAAAAAATTATTTGAGAAGTATTTTTCACTTTTAATACACTCTATCTTAATGCCTAATGATGAAGATGAAAATAGCATAAGCACAAATATTCTTGCTGATTTTACAGCTGGAGTTTCATACGGTATTTTAAATGTATTTAATCATGCTGATATTGTACTTCAAGATGCAATAATTTCTAAAGAAAATTATAAAATCTACAGCAGTAATCAAACAGCAAAACAACTGCAAAAAGACAATCTTGACAGATTAAGCATCTATAAAAATGCCCTTCACAAAGGAAAAATAATCCCTTATTTTCAGCCAATTATAGATACTTTAGATAACTCAATAATTAAATATGAAGCACTAGCCAGACTAGAAACAGATGATGGGGAGATAATATCTCCATATTACTTTTTGGATTCTGCAAAAGAAGATAAGACTTTTGAATTTTTCACAAGACAGATGATGCAAAAAGTATTTAATGTATTTGAAAAAAATGATGTAAATATGTCAATAAACCTTACCTATGAAAACATTACGTCTAAAACTATGCTTGAATACATCAAAAACAGGCTAAATAAGTATGGAGGAGATGGTATCACTTTTGAAATTGTAGAATCTGAAGATATACTCGACTATAAAAGAATAAAAGAATTTATCTCAATGGTTAAAGAGTTTGGATGCAAAATCTCTATTGATGATTTTGGTTCTGGATATTCAAACTTTACAAACATAACACAACTAGATATTGACTATATTAAACTTGATGGCTCATTGATAGAAAAGATAAATATTGATCTAAATATTAAGCATATGATTAAGGGGATTATTTCATATTCAAAAAATGCAAATATTAAAACTATAGCAGAATATGTCAGCACGAAAGAGTTAGACGACAGTGTTAGAGAGCTTGGTATTGATTATATTCAAGGTTACTATTATGGCGAGCCTAAAAGTGCTGATAGTTATGGACTGCTGTAA